One genomic region from Drosophila subpulchrella strain 33 F10 #4 breed RU33 chromosome 2R, RU_Dsub_v1.1 Primary Assembly, whole genome shotgun sequence encodes:
- the LOC119551711 gene encoding protein lin-32: MSYYYSSASSEEDGSSQYLGSPNYNLSQLPVSSQDYGQSAFLSPEWQFLDAAGGTQTEQAPILEVPGQPTQQQTHKRRSNSSMGSDGRKSSLEQTNLSPTVQKKRRQAANARERKRMNGLNEAFDRLREVVPAPSIDQKLSKFETLQMAQSYILALCDLLNNGDVEVDAAAYTIFGGSEGSFGLSGGSLS; this comes from the coding sequence ATGAGCTACTACTACTCGTCTGCCTCCTCCGAGGAGGACGGCAGCTCTCAGTACCTGGGCAGTCCCAACTATAACCTCAGTCAGCTACCCGTTTCTTCGCAGGATTACGGACAGTCGGCTTTCCTATCACCGGAATGGCAATTCCTAGATGCCGCGGGCGGAACTCAAACGGAACAGGCGCCCATCCTGGAAGTACCAGGCCAACCAACTCAACAGCAGACTCACAAACGGCGTAGTAACAGCTCTATGGGATCGGATGGAAGGAAGAGCAGTCTAGAGCAGACCAATCTCAGTCCCACGGTCCAGAAGAAAAGACGACAGGCTGCCAATGCCCGGGAAAGAAAACGCATGAATGGTTTGAATGAGGCCTTCGATCGGCTGAGGGAAGTAGTGCCCGCTCCCTCCATTGACCAGAAACTGTCCAAGTTCGAGACCCTCCAGATGGCCCAGTCCTATATCCTAGCGCTATGCGATCTCCTCAACAATGGCGATGTGGAGGTGGATGCCGCCGCCTACACAATCTTCGGCGGTAGCGAAGGCAGCTTCGGATTGAGCGGAGGATCCTTATCATAG
- the LOC119551222 gene encoding uncharacterized protein LOC119551222, whose protein sequence is MCLYLGVVEHLLDVVAYCMCRVLELSLFTCMMVCGSLKAKLTHGPTNELEQ, encoded by the coding sequence ATGTGTCTGTACTTGGGAGTCGTGGAACACCTGCTGGATGTGGTGGCCTACTGCATGTGCCGTGTCCTGGAGCTGTCCCTGTTCACCTGCATGATGGTCTGCGGTTCGCTGAAGGCCAAGCTGACCCATGGACCCACCAACGAGCTGGAGCAATGA
- the LOC119551317 gene encoding uncharacterized protein LOC119551317, translated as MDNPIKQRHKLKKFNTTKLEEDLSKAVESKNNITNEVEGQPIVYDYMKYPSNKAKGKHIKSVRPRKTVTFKMMVELVTFTDNWKMKMIESKLRTEEEQLKCSLKRRNF; from the exons ATGGACAACCCCATAAAACAGCGCCATAAACTGAAGAAATTCAACACCACCAAGCTGGAGGAAGATCTTTCGAAAGCCGTCGAAtcgaaaaataatattaccaATGAGGTAGAAGGTCAGCCGATCGTTTACGATTACATGAAGTATCCCAGTAACAAGGCAAAGGGCAAGCATATCAAGAGCGTGAGGCCCcggaaaacggttaccttcaaGATGATGGTGGAGCTGGTGACCTTTACGGACAATTGGAAGATGAAGATGATCGAGAGTAAGCTGCGCACGGAGGAGGAACAG CTCAAGTGTTCCCTGAAAAGGCGCAACTTCTGA
- the LOC119550677 gene encoding isocitrate dehydrogenase [NAD] subunit gamma, mitochondrial gives MLRSPKVNRFLAGISARHYAEAINSSVQAAFVKGDTRMAPVNVLPKSKYGGINTVSLLTGSTTIGQQGAQFVTSLLQSSRVPVEVQIIEAGQDDEYFNSVLRNRTAVHVENQAGAEAKQKALKICNDLDLYVLKTRTRSFPGFKCRFPGVDIQMIGQNNMGNYNELEYSPVKGVVEALSVVSQKSNEKYLKYAFKAAVKAGRKRVTLINKAKEWPISDGNMVEAAKRMHCPYKDCLELEFMEVEEAISRLVTNPAYFDCLFASDRYATFLSAICSAVCGGSNLFSAVEIGNHHAVFKPLQTKLSLTNYATLSAYGIVSTIVDLFEHLGHHNCANALWCEMLRTMDEGIRTKEFGGKDSGEYVICNIINNLRCHAMGEKS, from the coding sequence ATGCTGCGTAGCCCGAAAGTGAACCGGTTTCTGGCCGGGATCAGTGCCCGCCACTACGCGGAAGCCATTAACAGCAGTGTGCAAGCGGCGTTCGTCAAGGGAGACACTCGAATGGCCCCCGTCAACGTGCTGCCCAAGTCCAAGTACGGCGGGATCAATACGGTCTCCCTGCTCACAGGCAGCACGACCATTGGCCAGCAGGGAGCCCAGTTCGTGACGTCCCTGCTCCAGAGCAGCCGGGTGCCCGTGGAGGTGCAGATCATCGAGGCGGGCCAGGACGATGAGTACTTCAACTCGGTGCTCCGTAACAGAACGGCCGTTCATGTGGAGAACCAAGCGGGTGCGGAGGCCAAACAGAAGGCTCTGAAGATTTGCAACGATCTGGATTTATATGTGCTGAAGACTCGAACGCGCAGCTTTCCCGGCTTCAAGTGTCGATTTCCTGGTGTGGACATCCAAATGATTGGCCAGAACAACATGGGCAACTACAATGAACTGGAGTATTCCCCTGTTAAAGGTGTGGTGGAGGCCCTATCCGTCGTGAGCCAGAAGAGCAATGAGAAGTACTTGAAGTACGCCTTCAAGGCGGCTGTTAAGGCGGGTCGAAAGCGGGTGACCCTGATCAACAAGGCCAAGGAGTGGCCAATTAGCGATGGCAATATGGTGGAGGCTGCCAAGAGGATGCACTGCCCCTACAAGGATTGCCTGGAGCTGGAGTTTATGGAGGTGGAGGAGGCCATCAGCCGGCTGGTCACGAATCCCGCCTACTTCGACTGTCTCTTCGCCAGCGATCGATATGCCACTTTCCTATCCGCCATCTGCAGCGCCGTTTGTGGCGGATCCAATCTCTTCAGTGCCGTGGAGATCGGGAACCACCATGCCGTCTTCAAGCCCCTGCAGACGAAGCTTTCGCTGACCAACTATGCCACCCTAAGTGCCTACGGCATCGTGTCCACCATTGTGGATCTCTTCGAGCATCTGGGTCACCACAATTGCGCGAATGCCCTGTGGTGCGAGATGCTGCGCACCATGGACGAGGGAATCCGCACCAAGGAGTTCGGGGGCAAGGACAGCGGCGAGTACGTCATATGCAACATCATCAACAATCTACGCTGCCATGCGATGGGTGAAAAGTCATAG
- the LOC119550574 gene encoding uncharacterized protein LOC119550574 produces MYSDPAQDSVATQTEAQPNPLPVCTPLLMVDEDGRKRYCYHGGKCKCATCAKIRAEQAVKLDQELLSYIPHSKLHLEVPVRMAKPKQYRLEARRADPELAKWLRDDHERLRAEYPTYYLPDRYFSEKFYELPGPQHKETQTDIPIGRYGIDGCPCPDKSRCYDM; encoded by the coding sequence ATGTATTCCGATCCTGCCCAGGATTCGGTGGCGACGCAAACGGAGGCCCAGCCGAATCCTTTGCCCGTCTGCACCCCGCTGCTGATGGTGGACGAGGATGGAAGGAAGCGGTATTGCTACCATGGTGGGAAGTGCAAGTGCGCCACCTGCGCCAAGATCCGGGCGGAGCAGGCGGTGAAACTGGACCAGGAGCTGTTGTCCTACATACCACACTCAAAACTGCATCTGGAGGTTCCAGTACGGATGGCCAAACCGAAGCAGTACCGCCTGGAGGCCCGACGAGCAGATCCCGAGTTGGCCAAATGGCTGCGCGACGACCACGAACGGCTGAGGGCCGAGTACCCCACGTACTACCTTCCGGATCGGTACTTCAGTGAGAAGTTCTACGAGTTGCCCGGACCCCAGCACAAGGAGACCCAAACGGACATCCCCATCGGGCGCTACGGCATCGATGGCTGTCCCTGTCCCGACAAATCGCGCTGCTACGATATGTAA
- the LOC119550573 gene encoding uncharacterized protein LOC119550573 produces MPLNWYLLKTTGSMTRVNTYIRKFTEGSERSGVLSTAPKVAKKKSTSFKISELDRISYLSSSSRRSRGISNRSGQLKEPKSPQIMETCPLKSNSIPKKEPVVQDSPRMREFFNEVRQRELKNYYLQMKAAQRVPVLSHLCSDCGLPKRDRKDLTQNIYCTGDENLRRSKTRCGDRYKDLTWLWNSSLVYPNSGMSCGCRRSVSNHV; encoded by the coding sequence ATGCCGCTTAACTGGTACCTATTAAAAACGACCGGGTCGATGACCAGGGTCAACACCTACATTCGAAAGTTCACGGAGGGATCAGAGCGCAGCGGAGTCCTCAGCACAGCCCCAAAAGTTGCGAAGAAAAAATCTACCTCTTTCAAGATCTCGGAATTGGATCGCATTTCATACCTTTCATCTTCCTCTCGAAGAAGCAGGGGGATAAGCAACCGTTCCGGTCAGTTAAAAGAGCCCAAGAGTCCCCAAATAATGGAAACCTGTCCGTTGAAATCCAATTCCATTCCCAAGAAGGAGCCTGTTGTCCAGGATTCTCCACGCATGCGGGAGTTTTTTAATGAGGTGCGACAACGGGAGCTCAAGAACTACTATCTACAGATGAAGGCCGCTCAAAGGGTTCCAGTTTTGTCCCATTTGTGTTCAGATTGTGGTCTGCCAAAGCGTGATAGGAAGGATCTTACCCAGAATATTTACTGCACGGGGGATGAGAACTTGAGGCGGAGTAAAACTCGGTGTGGTGATCGGTATAAGGATCTTACTTGGTTGTGGAACTCCTCTTTGGTATATCCCAACTCAGGAATGAGTTGTGGATGTCGAAGAAGTGTTTCCAACCATGTGTGA
- the LOC119551844 gene encoding uncharacterized protein LOC119551844, which translates to MAKIEAETQWLRSTILPKILKSGRLVDNYSDSKEDTFKLGDIEIDIIGHSEAFMLTFCYRTTINFEYDGEKYQRKMVVKKTPTMPPEVYDSIQFGDLFSNEINFYTEILPEIQKLADGKFAAPKYYYSELNRHSAVAILEDFAEKGWRVTKDRVGLSLEHALIAVDYLGKFHGFAYAMKHTNPEKFSQLTNSLKEARYARDDIHPEWKLSMTISIERAAKAVAKFQPQIDEEFVKKLSFLIADYTLYGRQRVAPREPLATLCHGDYVRNNVAYKYNDKEQPQEIMMFDYQTLRVSSPMIDLSVFLAVSIYADVRYKNFDAIFDKYCSALYDSYKNHAKQEVPESMSRGELLKEYVRFLPYSFSISASFLMTLVEPLDMSPEEMFATKITEEEIIERTMKQGGEIVDKEVAHQVQEMLELSLLTGVPIEDGIDVDKLPKV; encoded by the exons ATGGCAAAGATAGAGGCAGAGACCCAGTGGCTGCGTTCTACGATTCTTCCGAAGATTTTAAAAAGCGGGAGACTGGTGGACAATTACAGCGATTCCAAGGAGGACACCTTCAAGTTGGGAGACATCGAGATCGATATAATCGGTCACTCTGAGGCCTTTATGCTGACCTTTTGCTACAGGACAACCATAAACTTTGAATATGACGGCGAAAAGTATCAGCGAAAAATGGTCGTTAAG AAAACTCCTACGATGCCCCCAGAAGTATATGATAGCATCCAGTTTGGAGATCTCTTTAGCAACGAGATCAACTTCTACACGGAAATCCTACCAGAGATACAGAAGTTGGCCGATGGAAAGTTTGCCGCCCCCAAGTATTATTATAGTGAGTTGAATAGGCATTCGGCGGTGGCCATTCTGGAGGACTTCGCAGAGAAGGGATGGCGGGTGACCAAGGATCGGGTGGGTCTGAGTCTGGAACACGCCCTCATCGCCGTGGATTATCTGGGAAAGTTCCATGGCTTTGCCTACGCTATGAAGCACACGAATCCGGAGAAGTTCTCCCAACTGACCAATAGTCTGAAGGAAGCTCGCTATGCCAGAGACGATATTCATCCAGAGTGGAAGCTTAGCATGACGATTAGCATCGAACGGGCGGCCAAGGCGGTGGCTAAATTTCAGCCCCAGATTGATGAGGAGTTTGTGAAGAAATTGTCCTTCCTGATCGCGGACTATACCCTCTATGGCCGGCAGCGGGTGGCACCCAGGGAACCTCTGGCCACCCTTTGCCACGGAGATTATGTGAGGAACAATGTGGCCTACAAGTATAATGACAAGGAGCAGCCGCAGGAGATCATGATGTTCGACTACCAGACCTTGCGTGTCTCTTCTCCCATGATCGATCTCTCGGTCTTTCTGGCCGTATCCATCTATGCTGATGTGCGCTATAAGAATTTCGATGCAATCTTCGATAAATACTGCTCGGCGCTATATGACAGCTATAAGAATCACGCCAAGCAGGAGGTTCCAGAGTCCATGAG TCGGGGCGAGCTTCTGAAGGAGTATGTGCGATTCCTGCCGTACAGCTTCTCCATTTCGGCCAGTTTCCTTATGACCTTGGTGGAGCCTTTGGACATGTCACCGGAGGAGATGTTTGCCACTAAAATTACGGAGGAGGAGATCATCGAACGCACAATGAAACAGGGAGGGGAAATAGTGGACAAGGAGGTGGCCCACCAGGTTCAAGAAATGCTGGAGCTGAGCCTGCTGACTGGTGTCCCCATAGAGGACGGCATCGATGTGGACAAGTTGCCCAAAGTGTAA
- the LOC119551671 gene encoding MIEF1 upstream open reading frame protein — protein MFLPSRQQILRLYKHLIRYGNHLKLTDKNYFLGRVRHEFRDNRSLTDPAEVEFSFKRGETLLKKGRIL, from the exons ATGTTTCTACCTTCTCGACAGCAGATTCTGCGTTTGTACAAACATTTAATACGCTACGGCAATCACTTAAAGCTGACCGACAAGAACTACTTCCTGGGAAGAGTGCGACACGAGTTCCGGGACAACCGGTCCCTCACAGATCCGGCGGAGGTGGAGTTCAGCTTCAAG CGCGGAGAGACCCTGCTGAAGAAGGGACGCATCCTGTAG
- the LOC119551670 gene encoding probable peptide chain release factor C12orf65 homolog, mitochondrial: MIRGLVRLLALPPPAVRCKSTANLDYSRFPTLQESEIEETFMRGSGPGGQAVNKTSNCVFLRHLPTNITIKCHTHRLASKNRVEARKLLLEKLDIHLNGEHSIAAQIKAQEQRKSTERRRRQGKLQEMKKSWQDRERTDGGNESTDK; encoded by the coding sequence ATGATCCGCGGTCTGGTGCGACTCCTGGCGCTTCCTCCGCCCGCTGTGCGCTGCAAATCCACTGCCAATCTGGACTACTCCCGCTTTCCCACGCTCCAGGAGTCCGAGATCGAGGAGACCTTCATGCGCGGCAGTGGTCCCGGTGGCCAGGCGGTGAACAAGACCTCCAATTGCGTGTTCCTGCGCCATCTGCCCACCAACATCACCATCAAGTGTCACACCCATCGATTGGCTTCTAAAAACCGGGTGGAAGCGCGAAAACTCCTGCTCGAGAAACTGGACATCCATCTTAATGGGGAGCATTCAATTGCGGCGCAAATCAAGGCCCAGGAGCAGAGAAAGTCCACAGAGCGGCGGCGACGTCAGGGAAAACTGCAGGAAATGAAGAAAAGCTGGCAGGACAGAGAGCGCACAGATGGAGGAAACGAATCCACAGATAAATAG
- the LOC119551669 gene encoding RING-type E3 ubiquitin-protein ligase PPIL2: protein MGKRQHQKDKMYLTYTEWSELYGGKKVESAENDHVKFKRLPFEHCCITMAPFEMPYCDLQGNVFEYEAILKFLKTFKVNPINGQKMDSKSLIKLNFHRNANDEYHCPALFKPFSKNSHIVAVATTGNVYCWEAIDQLNIKTKNWKDLVDDTPFLRKDIITIQDPQKLEKYDISTFHHIKKNLRVLTEEEQQERKNPASGRIKTMNLETKETLAQLQQDYQPAEEESSTSKRTADKFNAAHYSTGAVAASFTSTAMVPVSQIEAAIIDDDLVKYERVKKKGYVRLNTNFGPLNLELFCDQTPRACDNFIKHCANGYYNNVMFHRSIRNFIVQGGDPTGSGSGGESIWGKKFEDEFKPNLTHTGRGVLSMANSGPNTNGSQFFITYRSCKHLDGKHTIFGKLVGGLDTLQKMENIEVDNKDRPIEDIIIESSQVFVNPFAEATEQLAKEREEEAASKEETVKKEEQQKRMKEPLKVYREGVGKYLKLQAVAKKPETSFPSAQAAKKKKLANGFGNFSSW from the exons ATGGGTAAAAGACAGCATCAAAAGGACAAAAT GTACCTCACGTACACGGAGTGGAGTGAGTTGTACGGCGGGAAAAAGGTGGAATCCGCGGAGAACGACCATGTCAAGTTCAAGAGATTACCCTTCGAGCACTGCTGCATCACCATGGCGCCCTTCGAGATGCCCTACTGCGATCTGCAGGGCAATGTGTTCGAGTACGAGGCCATCCTGAAGTTCCTGAAGACCTTTAAGGTGAATCCCATTAACGGACAGAAGATGGACTCCAAATCCCTGATCAAACTGAACTTTCACCGCAATGCCAACGATGAGTACCACTGCCCAGCCTTGTTCAAGCCCTTCAGCAAGAATTCGCACATCGTGGCGGTGGCCACCACGGGGAATGTCTACTGCTGGGAGGCCATCGACCAACTGAACATCAAGACAAAGAACTGGAAGGATCTGGTGGACGACACGCCCTTTCTGCGCAAGGACATCATCACCATACAGGATCCTCAGAAGCTGGAGAAGTATGACATCTCCACCTTCCATCACATTAAGAAAAACCTGCGAGTTCTGACCGAAGAGGAGCAGCAGGAGCGAAAGAATCCAGCCAGCGGGCGCATTAAGACCATGAATCTGGAGACCAAGGAGACGTTGGCACAGCTTCAGCAGGACTACCAGCCGGCGGAGGAGGAGTCCTCCACTTCGAAGCGCACAGCCGATAAGTTCAATGCGGCTCACTATTCAACTGGAGCAGTGGCCGCCAGTTTCACATCCACCGCCATGGTGCCCGTGTCCCAAATAGAGGCGGCTATTATAGATGATGATCTGGTGAAATACGAGAGGGTAAAAAAGAAGGGTTACGTGCGCCTGAATACCAATTTCGGCCCTCTCAATCTGGAACTCTTCTGCGATCAAACACCTCGAGCCTGCGATAACTTTATAAAGCATTGCGCAAATGGCTACTACAACAATGTTATGTTTCACCGATCCATAAGGAATTTTATT GTGCAAGGTGGTGATCCCACGGGCAGTGGTTCTGGTGGCGAATCCATTTGGGGCAAGAAGTTTGAGGACGAGTTCAAGCCCAATCTAACGCACACGGGTCGAGGTGTGCTTTCCATGGCCAATTCGGGGCCCAATACTAATGGTTCTCAGTT CTTTATCACCTATCGCTCTTGCAAACATCTCGATGGCAAACACACAATCTTCGGCAAACTGGTCGGCGGCTTGGACACTCTTCAGAAAATGGAGAACATCGAGGTGGACAACAAAGACAGACCCATTGAGGACATTATCATTGAGTCCTCACAGGTCTTCGTTAATCCCTTTGCCGAGGCAACTGAGCAGCTGGCAAAGGAGCGCGAAGAGGAGGCGGCCAGCAAGGAAGAGACAGTCAAGAAAGAGGAGCAGCAAAAGCGCATGAAAGAACCACTGAAGGTGTACAGGGAGGGTGTGGGAAAGTACTTGAAGCTTCAGGCAGTGGCAAAGAAGCCGGAGACGTCGTTTCCCTCTGCTCAAGCAGCCAAGAAAAAGAAACTTGCGAATGGTTTTGGAAATTTTTCCAGTTGGTAG
- the LOC119550866 gene encoding autophagy-related protein 9A, with protein MSSPHINYRSLAEEAASPFLEQHPSAGQGPAKTQDAKANAAAAHLDPLGEHGMEQALDDLDTEHEAEDTPRNSGVMIHMVPETGRARWNHIEDLDSFFSRMYQYQQKHGFTVIVVDEMLQVLEFGFVVWLLTVVMHCVRFDVLFGDAPPGGANPNKTTLGDVMVPTGECLASFNWFTYLVVFIAAIYLGIRLLKMVYHITQYADIRRFYNSALHIEDADLDNFTWHEVQQRIRRVQAEQHMCIDKESLTELDIYHRVLRFKNYLVALMNKQLLPVRFHIPLYGEVVSLSRGMLFNIDFILFRGPGSPFQNNWQLRDEFAVRSNQTELAQRLSKLILGVALLNLLLAPVIFVWQLIYFSFSYANILRKEPGALGLRTWSNYGRLYLRHFNELDHELDARLNRAYDYADRYLNSFSSPLAAVIAKNMLFISGGLLLLILGLGIYEEHVFQVEHLLFISAGLGAIGVVCRTLIPDENLIWCPEQLMTAILAHVHYLPSEWRQQAHTARVRQEFSSFFQFKAGYLLSEIFSPFVTPFVLIFVFRPKAIELVRFFRTFTVSVRGVGNVCSFAQMDVRKHGNPDWQLTSELEEMTRPAAQQPHQQQEPQQQSLTGGKTEMSLVRFTLNNPEWQMPKEAKQFLRGVREHAVGELVQAKTSMVQDNPLTNSLISFGTMGAEYCSLANSVLTAQVTPQQLEISQSLRPGLGPVSGGFPVAASDFRQMLQQNLSASVGPLDSMRRLRLSRAEGRLEGPSDTLLYGLCGVDPRVGSSPLNVGVADMCLSALYLHELNQQRRQARQSRIEEAEDERPGPSQWPPRPPAAPSTAGGTGSGSRHTVITSKAAESTPLLGSIRS; from the coding sequence ATGTCTAGCCCCCATATCAACTACCGCTCCCTGGCCGAGGAGGCGGCCAGTCCGTTCCTGGAGCAGCATCCCTCCGCAGGCCAAGGCCCAGCAAAAACACAAGACGCAAAAGCGAACGCAGCTGCTGCGCATTTAGACCCCCTCGGCGAACACGGAATGGAGCAGGCGCTTGATGATCTCGACACTGAGCACGAGGCCGAGGACACGCCCCGGAACAGTGGCGTCATGATCCACATGGTCCCGGAGACGGGGCGTGCGCGGTGGAACCACATCGAGGACCTCGACTCGTTCTTCTCGCGAATGTACCAATACCAGCAGAAGCACGGATTCACTGTGATTGTGGTGGACGAAATGCTACAGGTTCTGGAATTCGGTTTCGTCGTTTGGCTTCTGACCGTTGTGATGCACTGCGTCCGCTTCGATGTGCTCTTCGGTGATGCCCCGCCCGGTggagccaatcccaacaagaCTACCCTCGGCGATGTGATGGTCCCCACGGGGGAGTGCTTGGCCAGTTTTAACTGGTTCACCTACCTGGTTGTGTTCATTGCAGCCATCTATCTGGGCATTCGTCTGCTAAAGATGGTCTACCACATTACGCAGTACGCCGATATTAGGAGATTCTACAACTCTGCGCTTCACATCGAGGACGCAGATCTGGACAACTTCACGTGGCACGAAGTGCAGCAGCGCATCCGTCGCGTCCAGGCTGAGCAGCACATGTGCATCGACAAGGAGTCGCTCACGGAATTGGACATCTACCACCGAGTGCTGCGTTTCAAGAACTACCTGGTAGCACTGATGAACAAGCAGCTGCTGCCCGTGCGATTCCACATACCGCTGTACGGAGAAGTGGTCTCGCTAAGTCGGGGTATGTTGTTCAACATTGACTTCATCCTGTTCCGCGGCCCGGGATCTCCTTTCCAGAACAACTGGCAGCTGCGGGATGAGTTTGCGGTGAGAAGCAATCAAACGGAGCTGGCGCAGCGCCTGTCAAAGCTAATCTTGGGAGTGGCGTTGCTGAATTTGCTCCTGGCTCCTGTGATCTTTGTGTGGCAGCTGATCTACTTCAGCTTCTCCTATGCGAACATTCTGCGCAAGGAGCCAGGGGCCCTGGGACTGCGAACCTGGTCGAATTACGGACGCCTCTACCTGCGTCACTTTAACGAGCTGGATCACGAACTGGATGCCAGGCTGAATCGGGCGTATGATTATGCGGACCGCTACCTGAACTCCTTTTCCTCGCCACTGGCCGCTGTGATAGCCAAGAACATGCTGTTTATCAGTGGAGGACTTCTGCTGCTCATCCTTGGATTGGGTATCTACGAGGAGCACGTTTTCCAGGTGGAGCATTTGCTGTTCATCAGCGCTGGACTCGGCGCCATTGGTGTGGTCTGCAGAACTCTCATACCCGATGAGAACCTCATATGGTGCCCGGAGCAACTGATGACCGCCATCCTGGCGCACGTCCACTACCTGCCCTCCGAGTGGCGACAGCAGGCGCACACGGCGCGAGTTCGTCAGGAGTTCAGCAGCTTCTTCCAGTTCAAGGCTGGCTACCTGCTCAGCGAGATCTTCAGTCCGTTCGTCACACCGTTTGTGCTGATCTTTGTGTTCAGGCCAAAGGCCATAGAGCTGGTGCGTTTCTTCAGGACGTTCACCGTATCCGTGCGGGGAGTGGGCAACGTTTGCTCCTTCGCCCAGATGGATGTCCGCAAGCACGGCAATCCCGACTGGCAGCTGACCAGCGAACTGGAGGAGATGACGCGGCCGGCAGCACAACAGCCGCATCAGCAGCAGGAGCCGCAGCAGCAGAGTTTGACCGGCGGCAAGACGGAGATGTCGCTGGTGCGGTTTACGCTCAACAATCCCGAGTGGCAGATGCCCAAGGAGGCCAAGCAGTTCTTACGCGGCGTTCGGGAGCACGCCGTCGGTGAGCTGGTTCAGGCTAAGACTTCGATGGTGCAGGACAACCCGCTGACCAACAGCCTCATCTCGTTTGGCACCATGGGAGCGGAGTACTGTTCACTTGCCAACTCGGTGCTGACCGCACAAGTGACGCCCCAGCAATTGGAGATCTCGCAGTCGCTGCGTCCAGGACTGGGACCAGTGTCCGGAGGATTTCCCGTCGCAGCCAGCGACTTCCGTCAGATGCTGCAGCAGAACCTATCGGCCAGCGTGGGCCCGCTGGACAGCATGCGCCGGTTGCGTCTCAGCCGGGCTGAGGGCCGCTTGGAGGGACCGTCGGACACCCTGCTCTACGGACTCTGTGGAGTGGATCCGCGCGTGGGCAGCAGTCCCCTGAACGTGGGCGTGGCCGACATGTGCCTGAGCGCCCTCTATCTCCACGAGCTGAACCAGCAGAGGCGCCAGGCGCGTCAGTCCCGCATCGAAGAGGCCGAGGACGAGCGTCCGGGACCAAGCCAGTGGCCACCGCGGCCACCCGCTGCTCCGTCGACTGCCGGTGGCACCGGATCCGGCTCCCGCCATACCGTGATTACCTCAAAGGCTGCCGAGAGCACGCCGCTTCTGGGCAGCA